The following coding sequences lie in one Miscanthus floridulus cultivar M001 chromosome 9, ASM1932011v1, whole genome shotgun sequence genomic window:
- the LOC136481332 gene encoding probable serine/threonine-protein kinase PBL7: MLSWLRRFPNDVIHRKGNGTTTGRRTSSSTSWRNKSNSFTARIIRCASSVVDTAGRRHDDDDDDEDDDRRLPSSPPPPAPPNHYNNDNGRNTSVISAKAFSFRELADAAGNFRQANFIGEGGFGRVYKARLRIAGEDDLPVAIKQLDRNGFQGNNEFMVEVLMLSMLHHPNLVSLVGYCAEGDQRLLVYEYMALGSLEDHLLLLRGDDDSDGSQEHHAPLPWRTRMKIALGAAQGLEYLHENTVIYRDLKSSNILLDQDYSPKLSDFGLAKLLPAPRTDSSSSSSSSSSSSSNKVMGTYGYCAPEYLRTGKLSAKSDVYSFGVLLLELITGRRAIDASRPDGEQSLVGWAARIFGDPKRFHEFVDPRLVMAMQGPTALELKQAVGVASMCLQEHYALRPVMTDVVMALSFVSTDSSPPC; encoded by the coding sequence ATGCTAAGTTGGCTCCGACGCTTCCCTAACGATGTGATCCATAGGAAGGGCAATGGCACCACCACAGGCCGgaggacctcctcctccacctcttggAGGAACAAGAGCAACAGCTTCACCGCACGGATCATCCGTTGTGCCTCCTCTGTGGTCGATACAGCAGGCCGCcgacacgacgacgacgacgacgacgaagatgATGATCGTCGTCTACCGTCGTcgcctcctcctccagcaccACCAAATCATTACAACAATGATAATGGCAGAAACACCAGTGTCATCTCGGCCAAAGCCTTCTCGTTCCGCGAGCTAGCTGATGCCGCAGGAAACTTTCGCCAAGCCAACTTCATCGGCGAGGGAGGCTTCGGTCGCGTCTACAAGGCCCGCCTGCGCATTGCTGGTGAGGATGACCTTCCGGTGGCCATCAAGCAGCTGGACCGCAATGGCTTCCAGGGCAACAATGAGTTCATGGTGGAGGTGCTCATGCTCAGCATGCTGCACCACCCCAACCTCGTCAGCCTCGTTGGTTACTGCGCCGAGGGCGACCAACGCCTGCTCGTCTATGAGTACATGGCACTAGGATCCCTCGAGGACCACCTGTTGTTGCTGCGTGGTGACGATGACAGCGATGGCAGCCAAGAGCATCATGCCCCTTTGCCTTGGCGCACGAGGATGAAGATCGCGCTCGGCGCGGCGCAGGGCCTAGAGTACCTACATGAAAACACTGTCATCTACCGAGATCTCAAGTCCTCCAACATCCTCCTCGACCAAGACTACAGTCCCAAGCTCTCTGACTTCGGCCTTGCCAAGCTCCTCCCCGCCCCGCGCACTGACTCATCCTCctcatcgtcgtcctcctcctcatcaagCAGCAACAAGGTGATGGGCACGTATGGGTACTGTGCGCCGGAGTACTTGCGGACAGGAAAGCTCAGCGCCAAGTCGGACGTCTATAGCTTTGGGGTGCTACTGCTGGAGCTCATCACCGGCCGACGAGCCATTGACGCCAGCCGGCCTGACGGCGAGCAAAGTCTCGTGGGATGGGCGGCACGGATATTTGGTGACCCCAAGAGGTTCCATGAGTTTGTGGACCCTCGGTTGGTGATGGCAATGCAAGGGCCTACAGCATTAGAGTTGAAGCAGGCCGTGGGTGTGGCATCCATGTGCTTGCAGGAACACTACGCCCTACGTCCTGTGATGACTGACGTCGTCATGGCCCTTTCCTTCGTCTCCACTGATTCTTCTCCCCCCTGCTAG
- the LOC136479207 gene encoding uncharacterized protein: MKWSHWHAASDQTDRAGRCYNSKADRVMKELWDYYTLAEGVRREDADDVVNRVCVHRVQDLFYETKLLCRRIYHGRRGHRVTRAQAVHLPLTKEQYLTVPPAWCAGMDNCWEAIVDKWLSEEYEQYHAVRSRCRAMMQGSSHKQGPTTLKEYAARYTRFHPGQECASFKAYALSHKGKAKDPDLVYNAEDLPEAYSNPSVHMRLSEYTAMAREIHGH, encoded by the exons atgaagtggtcccactggcacgccgccagcgatcagactgatcgagctggcaggtgttataacagcaaggccgaccgggtgatgaaagagctgtgg gattactacaccttggcggagggagtacgtagggaggacgcggatgacgtggtgaacagagtctgtgttcaccgagtgcaggacctcttctacgagacaaagctcctatgcagaagaatttaccatggccgcagaggacacagagtcaccagagcgcaggcagtgcacctgcccctgactaaggagcaatacttgacg gtgcctcctgcttggtgtgcggggatggacaactgctgggaggccattgtggacaagtggttgagtgaggagtacgagcaatatcacgccgtacgctcacgttgccgtgcgatgatgcagggttcctcgcacaaacaaggccccactaccctcaaggaatatgcagccagatat acgcggttccaccccggccaggagtgcgcctcgttcaaggcatatgccttgtcacacaagggcaaggcaaaggaccccgacctcgtctacaacGCGGAGGACCTGCCCGAGGcatacagcaacccgagcgtgcacatgcgcctcagcgagtacacggcgatggcgagagagatccatgg acactaG
- the LOC136479208 gene encoding protein transport protein Sec61 subunit beta-like, with protein MARSSSQSQTSIGGADAGAHPVTIGPRSMAAAAVGMHCRLTTTSSRGGGRRSTMLYFYTDEAPVLRLSPSMVLVTSLCFISFVTALHIFSKLYRSRTATTSV; from the coding sequence ATGGCCCGCTCCTCCTCGCAGTCCCAGACCTCTATTGGTGGAGCCGATGCTGGTGCGCACCCGGTCACCATCGGCCCGCGCAGCATGGCTGCAGCGGCTGTCGGGATGCACTGTCGCCTCACCACCACGTCCAGCAGGGGAGGCGGCCGCAGGAGCACCATGCTCTACTTCTACACAGATGAGGCGCCAGTCCTACGCCTCTCGCCCTCCATGGTTCTCGTCACGTCGCTCTGCTTCATCAGCTTCGTCACCGCCCTCCACATCTTCAGCAAACTCTACCGCTCCCGCACCGCTACAACCTCTGTGTGA